A genomic stretch from Silurus meridionalis isolate SWU-2019-XX chromosome 1, ASM1480568v1, whole genome shotgun sequence includes:
- the crbn gene encoding protein cereblon — protein MADEREGAENNNNNDYDVNDDMGNQLQLLPGNEEEEEDDMETEDRDSEGAEKPSIINFDPSLPTSHAYLGLDMEEFHGRTLHDDDSVQNLPVLPHAALILIPGQTLPLQLFRPQEVSMFRNLVSHDRTFAVLAHSPDVGEGELPAEFGTTAEIYAFREEQEYGIETVKIKAIGRQRFKVRDIRTQADGIRQAKVQILPERILLDPLNAVHLSPRVHRRVPDARPTPAQSQVQRRHTYRRRKLFTAGMTPWPSWVYALYDSETLMSRVKKQLHEWDENLKDESLPTNAIDFSYRVAACLPIDDALRLQLLRIGSAIQRLRCELDIMDRCTSLCCKQCQDTEITTKNEIFSLSLCGPMAAYVNPHGYVHETLTVYKASNLNLIGRPSTLHSWFPGYAWTIAQCRTCGSHMGWKFSAVKKDLCPQRFWGLTRSALLPTIPQGEEGVEGSRLLCL, from the exons ATGGCTGATGAGCGAGAAGGAGCtgagaacaacaacaacaacgactACGACGTGAACGACGACATGGGGAACCAGCTGCAGCTCTTACCGG GaaacgaggaggaggaggaagatgacatGGAAACAGAGGATCGGGACAGCGAGGGTGCGGAGAAGCCGAGCATCATCAACTTCGACCCCAGCCTTCCCACCTCGCACGCT taCCTGGGTTTAGACATGGAGGAGTTCCACGGGCGCACTCTCCATGACGACGACAGCGTGCAGAACCTCCCCGTCCTCCCTCACGCCGCCCTCATCCTGATCCCGGGTCAGACGCTGCCACTGCAGCTCTTCAGGCCGCAGGAGGTCAGCATGTTCCGCAACCTCGTCAGCCACGACCGGACGTTCGCCGTGCTGGCACACAG TCCGGATGTGGGCGAAGGAGAGCTGCCGGCGGAGTTCGGGACCACGGCGGAGATCTATGCCTTTCGCGAGGAGCAGGAGTACGGCATCGAGACCGTAAAAATCAAAGCTATCGGACGGCAGCGCTTCAAAGTGCGCGACATCCGTACGCAGGCAGACGG GATTCGTCAAGCAAAGGTGCAGATTTTGCCGGAAAGGATTTTACTGGACCCTTTGAATGCAGTGCATCTGTCACCTCGCGTACACAGACGTGTTCCAGATGCCAGACCCACGCCAGCGCAGAGCCAAGTGCAACGCCGCCACACCTACAGACGG aggaagTTGTTTACGGCTGGTATGACCCCGTGGCCCTCCTGGGTTTACGCCCTGTACGATTCG GAGACTCTAATGAGCAGAGTGAAAAAGCAGCTCCATGAATGGGATGAGAACCTCAAAGATGAATCGCTGCCTACTAATGCTATAG atttCTCTTACAGGGTGGCAGCATGTTTGCCAATAGACGATGCTCTGAGACTGCAGCTACTTAGGATCGGTAGCGCCATTCAGAGACTTCGCTGCGAGCTGGACATCAtggacagg TGCACGTCCCTGTGCTGTAAACAATGCCAAGACACCGAGATCACGACCAAGAACGAGATCTTCAG TCTGTCTCTGTGCGGACCGATGGCTGCCTACGTGAATCCTCACGGTTACGTCCATGAGACTCTGACTGTGTACAAGGCCAGTAACCTGAACCTGATCGGGAGACCCTCCACCCTGCACAGCTGGTTCCCCGG GTACGCGTGGACCATTGCTCAGTGCCGGACCTGTGGTTCTCACATGGGCTGGAAGTTCTCGGCTGTCAAAAAGGATCTGTGTCCTCAGCGATTCTGGGGTCTGACCCGCTCTGCGCTCTTACCCACAATCCCTCAGGGCGAGGAGGGTGTTGAGGGCTCACGCCTGCTCTGCCTGTGA
- the zgc:152986 gene encoding dnaJ homolog subfamily B member 9 produces the protein MIPLPKHGQSTRRSEETLARYCPPVVRRRNYTTLCKRQSMALAMHMVVLLLVVCVSVCLADYYSVLGVPRSASEREIKKAFHHLARKLHPDRNHSPDAQHVFTQLAQAYEVLSNRAQRRIYDQNIEMEKKQGDDQHGSYGNGDFLAFGLHELLNTLRMEDEFMMWEDAGLGQGWSFTMWDEGQNDDGGDHLSDMFSML, from the exons AtgattcctctcccaaaacacGGTCAGTCAACGAGAAGAAGTGAAGAGACTCTGGCACGCTACTGCCCCCCTGTTGTTCGGAGGAGGAACTACACCACGCTGTGCAAACG GCAGTCAATGGCTCTGGCAATGCACATGGTTGTGCTGCTGCTGGTCGTGTGTGTATCCGTGTGTTTGGCTGATTATTATTCAGTGTTAGGAGTTCCTCGCTCGGCCTctgaaagagagataaagaaagcgTTTCACCACTTGGCCCGGAAGCTTCACCCCGACAGGAACCACAGCCCAGATGCTCAACATGTCTTCACACAGCTTGCTCAAG CTTACGAGGTGCTGTCTAACCGAGCGCAACGGAGAATCTACGACCAAAACATTGAAatggagaagaagcagggtgatGACCAGCACGGTTCCTATGGTAACGGTGATTTCCTGGCCTTCGGTCTACATGAACTCCTCAACACACTGCGAATGGAGGATGAGTTTATGATGTGGGAAGACGCAGGTTTGGGTCAGGGATGGAGCTTTACTATGTGGGATGAAGGTCagaatgatgatggtggtgatcaTCTCAGCGATATGTTCAGTATGCTGTAA